One window from the genome of Pelodictyon luteolum DSM 273 encodes:
- a CDS encoding intein-containing adenosylcobalamin-dependent ribonucleoside-diphosphate reductase, whose protein sequence is MKISRLFTSPGENVYDRFEYTQKSSVLRNTDGSKVFEMNELEVPKHWSQMAADILAQKYFRKTGVPQVDGDGNPLLDEEGRPVTGSEHSIRQVVHRLAGCWRQWGEKHGYFDSPEDAEAFYDEVAYMLIAQQGAPNSPQWFNTGLNFAYGITGPAQGHYHVDPATKKVVESEDAYTRPQAHACFIQSVNDDLVNEGGIFDLAVREARVFKFGSGSGTNYSNLRSSGEKLSGGGSSSGLMSFLKIFDSAAGAIKSGGTTRRAAKMVIIDIDHPDVEKFIEWKAREEDKVASLVAGSRICSRFLQAIVEEAILNGADRLENPKLQRLIENALHRAVPMSYIIRVLALVEQGYTTLDFEEYDTHYESEAYQTVGGQNSNNTVRVTNAFMKAVENNELWMLKERTTGKTARAVNARELWEKILLSAWKCADPGLQFDTTINEWHTCPAAGRINASNPCVTAETLVATDRGLERIGELVGQSRGIRGIEGKLHWVEKIFPTGTKEVYELRTKAGYRLKLTGDHPVYTENRGDVKACELSKDDVVRLVGAEFGKESTGSVDVAQLIGLLVGDGCITRNAELTASGEQRRVAFLAMDKAEAEITGWANTLINDLRPELGEHNKQGSLTQTLTSSRVAVGSPRILNLLENYAVLDGGSEKKMFSDAVFRLQQAEQAALLRGLFTADGTVANYGVKSRYVALDSTSLDLLLQVQLLLLNFGIKAKIYENRRAGDLVSMLPDGKGGMREYPVQEMHSLRISRSSRVLFQESIGFMEESRKAEALARLNMTVDTYRDPLVDRVASLRSIGRQPVFDLTEPENHHFIANGIGVHNCSEYMFLDNTACNLASLNLIHFVDEESGHVKINELRHAAALWTVVLEISVLMAHFPSPDIARLSYEYRTLGLGFANLGTVLMVLGIPYDSPKALALAGAISAIITGQAYVTSAEISRDLGPFDGYQANSKEMLRVIRNHRRAARNESEEEYEELSVKPRGIDSEYCPKELFEAAGSVWDEALQKGKKYGFRNAQVSVIAPTGTIGLVMDCDTTGIEPEFAIVKFKKLAGGGYFKIVNQSVHKALKRLGYAAQEIEEIEKYCKGSGSLEGCPSINSQWLMNRGFTEEKIALLESNLAAVFDIRFAFNKWILGEEFCQSLGFTEAQLNDPGFDMLQALGASAEDAEAANDFICGTMTIEGAPHLKLEHLPVFDCASRCGQKGLRFINHMAHVRMMSSVQPFISGAISKTVNMPATATTAEIGEVYLSGWQHMVKAITVYRDGSKLSQPLNISSYQDLDEVIMLGNEEDLDETKGPREVQERIIERVYHRSERRLLPKRRKGFIREAYVGGHKVFLRTGEYEDGSLGEVFIDMYKEGASFKGLLNCFAVLASKALQYGMPLEELVDSFTFTRFEPAGAVQGHNAIKNSTSILDYVFRSIGYDYLGRKDFVHVKAVDEVPEHGADAKNSNGQTSPVAALEAEAVPAAHHAGSEYTNTLKSQVMQAKVQGYTGEQCENCGSMRVKQNGTCKVCEDCGMTTGCS, encoded by the coding sequence ATGAAAATCTCCCGTCTCTTTACATCTCCCGGTGAAAACGTCTATGACCGGTTCGAATATACCCAGAAGTCTTCGGTCCTCAGGAACACTGACGGCTCCAAAGTGTTTGAGATGAATGAACTCGAGGTGCCGAAGCACTGGTCGCAGATGGCGGCTGACATCCTTGCCCAGAAATATTTCCGCAAGACGGGTGTTCCGCAGGTTGACGGAGATGGAAACCCCTTGCTTGACGAGGAAGGCCGTCCGGTCACCGGCAGCGAACACTCTATCCGCCAGGTCGTGCACCGTCTGGCCGGATGCTGGCGCCAGTGGGGTGAAAAACACGGATATTTCGACTCCCCGGAGGACGCAGAGGCGTTTTACGATGAGGTCGCCTACATGCTCATTGCGCAGCAGGGCGCCCCGAACTCCCCCCAGTGGTTCAATACCGGACTGAATTTCGCCTACGGCATCACCGGTCCTGCCCAGGGACACTACCATGTCGATCCTGCCACGAAGAAGGTGGTCGAGTCCGAAGATGCATACACCCGTCCGCAGGCGCATGCCTGTTTCATCCAGTCCGTCAATGACGATCTGGTCAATGAAGGCGGCATCTTCGACCTTGCGGTCCGCGAAGCCCGGGTGTTCAAGTTCGGCAGCGGCTCGGGCACCAACTATTCCAATCTCCGCTCCTCGGGCGAAAAGCTCAGCGGAGGCGGCAGCTCGTCGGGCCTCATGAGCTTCCTGAAGATCTTCGATTCCGCGGCCGGCGCCATCAAGTCGGGCGGAACCACTCGCCGTGCGGCCAAGATGGTCATTATCGACATCGATCATCCGGATGTCGAGAAATTCATTGAGTGGAAGGCCCGTGAAGAGGACAAGGTCGCCTCGCTCGTTGCCGGCTCGAGGATCTGCTCGCGCTTCCTGCAGGCCATTGTCGAAGAGGCCATCCTGAACGGCGCCGACAGACTCGAGAACCCGAAACTCCAGCGCCTGATCGAGAACGCCCTGCACCGTGCCGTGCCGATGAGCTACATCATCCGGGTGCTCGCCCTTGTCGAGCAGGGCTATACCACGCTTGATTTCGAAGAGTACGATACCCATTACGAATCGGAAGCCTACCAGACCGTCGGCGGACAGAATTCGAACAACACCGTGAGGGTGACGAACGCCTTCATGAAGGCGGTCGAGAACAACGAACTCTGGATGCTTAAGGAACGCACAACCGGCAAGACCGCCCGTGCGGTCAACGCCCGTGAACTCTGGGAAAAGATTCTCCTGAGCGCATGGAAGTGCGCCGATCCGGGCCTCCAGTTCGACACCACCATCAACGAATGGCACACCTGCCCGGCAGCCGGCAGGATCAATGCGAGTAACCCCTGTGTGACTGCAGAGACACTGGTCGCCACAGACCGGGGACTTGAGCGTATCGGGGAACTTGTCGGACAGTCGAGAGGTATCAGGGGTATTGAGGGCAAGCTGCACTGGGTCGAAAAGATTTTCCCGACCGGCACGAAAGAAGTATACGAGCTCCGGACGAAAGCCGGATATCGCCTGAAACTCACCGGAGATCATCCCGTTTATACTGAAAATCGCGGTGATGTCAAGGCCTGTGAACTCTCCAAGGACGATGTGGTCAGACTTGTCGGGGCAGAGTTTGGTAAAGAATCGACAGGCTCTGTCGATGTTGCCCAGCTGATCGGTCTGCTTGTCGGGGATGGCTGTATTACCCGGAATGCTGAACTCACGGCTTCCGGAGAGCAGCGCCGTGTTGCCTTTCTTGCCATGGACAAGGCTGAAGCGGAGATTACCGGATGGGCAAATACGCTCATTAACGATCTGCGTCCTGAGCTTGGCGAGCACAATAAGCAGGGTTCCCTCACCCAGACCCTCACCTCGTCCCGCGTCGCTGTCGGCAGCCCCAGAATTCTCAATCTGCTTGAGAACTATGCGGTTCTCGATGGTGGAAGCGAAAAGAAAATGTTTTCCGATGCGGTGTTCCGTCTTCAGCAGGCTGAACAGGCGGCTTTGCTCCGTGGACTTTTCACTGCCGACGGCACGGTTGCCAACTACGGTGTCAAATCCCGGTATGTCGCGCTCGATTCCACCTCGCTCGACCTGCTTCTGCAGGTACAGCTGCTGCTCTTGAATTTCGGCATCAAGGCCAAAATCTACGAGAATCGCCGGGCCGGAGACCTTGTCTCTATGCTTCCGGACGGCAAGGGCGGCATGAGGGAATATCCGGTGCAGGAGATGCACAGCCTGCGCATCAGCCGAAGCTCCAGGGTTCTTTTTCAGGAGTCCATCGGATTCATGGAGGAGAGCCGGAAGGCTGAAGCGCTCGCACGTCTGAACATGACGGTCGACACCTATCGTGACCCGCTGGTCGACAGGGTGGCATCACTGAGGAGTATCGGCCGGCAGCCGGTTTTCGATCTTACCGAGCCTGAGAACCATCACTTTATTGCCAACGGCATCGGTGTTCATAATTGCAGCGAGTACATGTTCCTCGACAATACGGCCTGCAATCTCGCCAGCCTTAACCTGATCCACTTCGTCGACGAAGAGTCCGGGCATGTCAAAATCAACGAGCTCCGCCACGCCGCGGCGCTCTGGACCGTCGTGCTCGAGATCTCGGTTCTCATGGCCCACTTCCCCTCTCCCGATATCGCGCGTCTCAGCTACGAGTATCGCACCCTCGGTCTCGGGTTCGCCAATCTCGGCACCGTCCTGATGGTGCTCGGCATCCCCTACGACTCCCCGAAAGCGCTTGCGCTTGCCGGTGCCATTTCGGCCATCATCACCGGCCAGGCCTATGTCACCTCAGCAGAGATCTCCCGCGACCTCGGTCCATTCGACGGTTACCAGGCGAACTCGAAGGAGATGCTCCGCGTCATCCGCAACCACCGCCGTGCAGCCCGCAACGAGTCGGAGGAGGAGTATGAGGAGCTGTCGGTCAAGCCGCGCGGCATCGATTCCGAGTACTGCCCGAAAGAGCTCTTCGAGGCAGCCGGCAGTGTTTGGGACGAAGCGCTGCAGAAGGGAAAGAAGTACGGGTTCCGCAACGCCCAGGTCAGCGTCATCGCTCCGACCGGCACGATCGGCCTCGTCATGGACTGTGACACTACCGGCATCGAGCCTGAATTCGCCATCGTCAAGTTCAAGAAACTCGCCGGCGGTGGTTATTTCAAGATCGTCAACCAGTCGGTGCACAAGGCCCTCAAGCGCCTTGGTTACGCTGCGCAGGAGATTGAAGAGATCGAAAAGTACTGCAAGGGAAGCGGTTCGCTTGAGGGGTGTCCGTCGATCAACAGCCAGTGGCTCATGAATCGGGGCTTCACTGAAGAGAAGATCGCCCTGCTCGAGTCGAACCTCGCAGCGGTCTTCGACATCCGGTTCGCGTTCAACAAGTGGATTCTCGGAGAGGAATTCTGTCAGTCGCTCGGCTTCACGGAAGCCCAGCTGAACGATCCCGGCTTTGACATGCTCCAGGCTCTTGGCGCCAGCGCCGAAGACGCTGAAGCGGCCAATGACTTCATCTGCGGCACCATGACCATCGAGGGTGCGCCGCACCTCAAGCTGGAGCACCTTCCGGTGTTCGACTGCGCGAGCCGCTGCGGGCAGAAGGGGCTGCGCTTCATCAACCACATGGCCCATGTGCGGATGATGTCGTCGGTCCAGCCGTTCATTTCCGGCGCCATCTCCAAGACGGTCAATATGCCGGCCACCGCCACCACCGCTGAAATCGGCGAGGTATACCTCTCCGGCTGGCAGCATATGGTGAAGGCCATCACCGTATATCGTGACGGGTCTAAGCTCTCCCAGCCGCTCAACATTTCAAGTTACCAGGATCTCGACGAAGTGATCATGCTCGGCAACGAAGAGGATCTTGACGAGACAAAGGGCCCACGCGAAGTCCAGGAGCGGATTATCGAGCGGGTCTACCACCGCAGCGAGCGCCGGCTCCTGCCGAAGCGCAGGAAAGGATTCATCCGCGAAGCATACGTAGGCGGCCACAAGGTGTTCCTCCGTACCGGCGAATACGAGGACGGCTCGCTCGGCGAGGTGTTCATCGACATGTACAAGGAGGGGGCATCCTTCAAAGGTCTGCTCAACTGTTTCGCCGTGCTGGCCTCGAAGGCCCTGCAGTACGGCATGCCGCTCGAGGAGCTGGTCGACAGCTTCACCTTCACCCGGTTCGAACCGGCGGGTGCCGTCCAGGGGCACAACGCCATCAAGAACTCGACCTCGATTCTCGACTACGTGTTCCGCTCCATAGGCTACGACTACCTCGGCCGCAAGGACTTCGTGCATGTCAAGGCAGTCGATGAGGTGCCCGAGCACGGTGCGGATGCAAAGAATAGCAACGGGCAGACCTCGCCGGTGGCGGCACTGGAAGCCGAGGCGGTTCCTGCCGCCCATCATGCCGGATCCGAGTACACCAATACGCTGAAGAGCCAGGTCATGCAGGCAAAGGTGCAGGGCTATACGGGCGAGCAGTGCGAGAACTGCGGTTCGATGAGGGTCAAGCAGAACGGAACCTGCAAAGTCTGTGAAGACTGCGGAATGACGACCGGCTGCTCATAG
- a CDS encoding cell division ATP-binding protein FtsE: protein MISFVNLDIELNRKPVFSNLNLTIQPGELVFIAGKSGSGKSTLLKTMYMEIKPKKGELIIAGYNSRTIKKREIPLLRRKLGIVFQDFRLLEDRSVYDNLAFVLKVTGTKEKLIREKVMHALESVGLSDVAGELPIRLSGGEQQRVSIARALVREPLVILADEPTGNLDPDTSIEILEYLKKINQKGIIVVIGTHDYELIRHSPSRTLLIQDRSLVEASIREGATGFRPVPA, encoded by the coding sequence ATGATTTCATTCGTCAATCTTGATATCGAGCTCAACAGAAAGCCGGTGTTCTCCAATCTCAACCTGACCATCCAGCCGGGTGAACTGGTCTTTATTGCAGGAAAAAGCGGGAGCGGGAAATCGACCCTCCTGAAAACGATGTATATGGAGATCAAGCCGAAAAAAGGGGAGCTCATCATAGCCGGATACAACTCCCGTACCATCAAAAAAAGGGAGATCCCGCTCCTGCGGCGCAAACTCGGCATCGTCTTTCAGGACTTCAGGCTGCTTGAAGACCGCAGCGTTTACGACAACCTCGCGTTCGTTTTGAAGGTAACGGGCACGAAGGAGAAACTGATCCGTGAAAAGGTGATGCACGCGCTCGAAAGCGTCGGACTCTCGGATGTCGCCGGGGAGCTGCCGATCCGCCTCTCGGGCGGTGAGCAGCAGCGGGTATCGATCGCCCGCGCACTGGTCCGCGAACCGCTGGTTATCCTTGCCGACGAACCGACAGGAAATCTCGACCCCGACACCTCGATTGAAATCCTCGAGTACCTGAAAAAGATCAACCAGAAAGGCATCATCGTCGTCATCGGCACCCACGACTATGAACTCATCCGCCACTCCCCCTCCAGAACCCTCCTGATACAGGACCGGAGCCTCGTTGAAGCCTCCATCCGGGAGGGTGCCACCGGCTTCCGGCCCGTCCCTGCATAG
- the pdxA gene encoding 4-hydroxythreonine-4-phosphate dehydrogenase PdxA, with translation MRIVFSLGDPHGIGPEIILKGFLELQKSGHRFAVAGSYRVLEHYRQALGLPIELERVEDARALEHLPSCSCGVLPVLSVAEPLSIEPGTVTAEAGSIAMQSVKAAAELCRNGQFDALVTAPLHKESLALAGCPDSGHTGMLGRMFSVPSPIMLFADRVSGLKVALLTIHEPLERVPLLVRKTDIDRFLLRLARCLETDFGLEHPAVAVLGLNPHASDGGIMGREEEELIRPAIQRLQQRMHIEGPFPADGFFGARMQSRFDVVLAMYHDQGLLPFKVLAFHSGVNVTLGLPIVRTSPDHGTGFDRAGKGTASAESLHEATLLAATIAENRKKKTGPPL, from the coding sequence ATGCGTATCGTCTTCTCGCTCGGCGATCCCCACGGCATCGGCCCGGAAATCATACTGAAGGGGTTCCTCGAGCTCCAGAAGAGCGGCCACCGGTTCGCCGTTGCAGGCTCATACCGTGTCCTTGAACACTACCGCCAGGCACTCGGCCTCCCCATAGAGCTGGAGCGGGTTGAAGACGCCCGGGCGCTTGAGCACCTGCCCTCCTGCAGCTGCGGGGTCCTCCCGGTGCTGAGCGTTGCCGAACCCCTCTCGATAGAGCCCGGGACGGTGACGGCTGAAGCAGGAAGCATCGCAATGCAGTCCGTCAAGGCCGCGGCGGAACTCTGCCGGAACGGGCAGTTTGACGCGCTTGTCACAGCCCCCCTCCACAAGGAGTCGCTCGCCCTTGCCGGCTGCCCAGACTCGGGACACACCGGCATGCTCGGAAGGATGTTCAGTGTCCCCTCCCCCATCATGCTGTTCGCCGACAGGGTATCGGGCCTGAAGGTGGCGCTGCTGACCATCCACGAACCCCTTGAACGGGTTCCGTTGCTCGTCAGGAAAACGGATATCGACCGCTTTCTCCTCCGCCTCGCGCGCTGCCTTGAAACCGATTTCGGGCTCGAACACCCTGCCGTCGCCGTCCTCGGCCTCAACCCCCACGCATCCGACGGAGGGATCATGGGCCGTGAAGAGGAGGAGCTGATCCGCCCCGCAATCCAGCGCCTGCAGCAGAGGATGCATATCGAAGGGCCTTTTCCGGCCGATGGATTTTTCGGGGCCCGGATGCAGAGCCGCTTTGACGTCGTTCTGGCCATGTACCACGACCAGGGGCTGCTCCCCTTCAAGGTGCTCGCTTTCCACAGCGGAGTCAACGTAACCCTCGGCCTGCCGATCGTGCGCACCTCTCCCGACCACGGCACGGGATTTGACCGAGCGGGAAAAGGCACGGCTTCGGCCGAAAGCCTGCACGAAGCCACGCTCCTTGCCGCAACCATTGCTGAAAACAGGAAAAAGAAAACAGGACCGCCCCTATGA
- a CDS encoding DUF4293 domain-containing protein, producing MLARIQTLYLFLVALLACGSMLFPFWGFSALEYFPIGDFTPFEGAGILFTAGTIASGIFSPLTAIAALAAIFLYKQRALQQKVIALGVLLFVGDLLSTLTAAHFMNQYFLAGGAGFVHGPETGFFMILPEPVLFWLAMKGVQKDEKIANAYKRL from the coding sequence ATGCTAGCACGAATCCAGACCCTCTACCTGTTCCTCGTCGCGCTTCTCGCCTGCGGCAGCATGCTTTTCCCGTTCTGGGGCTTCAGCGCTCTGGAGTATTTTCCGATTGGCGACTTCACCCCGTTTGAGGGTGCCGGCATCCTCTTCACCGCAGGCACCATTGCGTCCGGGATCTTTTCGCCGCTCACCGCCATTGCTGCCCTGGCAGCAATATTCCTCTACAAGCAACGCGCGCTCCAGCAGAAAGTGATCGCACTCGGCGTCCTTCTCTTTGTCGGCGACCTGCTCTCCACCCTCACGGCTGCACACTTCATGAACCAGTACTTCCTCGCCGGCGGGGCAGGGTTCGTGCACGGGCCTGAAACCGGATTCTTCATGATACTCCCGGAGCCGGTTCTCTTCTGGCTCGCCATGAAAGGAGTGCAGAAGGACGAGAAAATCGCCAACGCATACAAGCGACTCTAA
- a CDS encoding peroxiredoxin — MSQHPEEELYYDISMPLLGDEFPELDVQTTHGPMNIPGDLKGSWFVLFSHPADYTPVCTTEFVAFQERVPEFDKIGCKLIGMSVDQVFSHIKWVEWIEEKLNVEITFPIVAANDRIANKLGMLHPGKGSNTVRAVFVGDPQGKVRLVLYYPQEIGRNMDEILRAVTALQYSDKHKVAMPADWPNNTMLKDRVIIPPANNVADAKKRPSQYECYDWWFCHKAMEK; from the coding sequence ATGTCACAGCATCCTGAAGAAGAACTGTACTACGATATTTCCATGCCGCTGCTCGGTGACGAGTTTCCGGAACTCGACGTACAGACCACCCATGGCCCGATGAACATCCCCGGAGACCTGAAAGGCTCCTGGTTCGTGCTCTTCAGCCACCCGGCAGACTACACCCCGGTCTGCACCACTGAGTTCGTTGCATTCCAGGAGAGGGTACCGGAGTTCGATAAAATCGGCTGCAAGCTGATCGGCATGAGCGTCGACCAGGTATTTTCGCACATCAAGTGGGTTGAGTGGATCGAGGAGAAACTCAACGTCGAGATCACCTTCCCGATCGTCGCAGCCAATGACCGGATCGCCAACAAGCTCGGTATGCTTCACCCCGGAAAGGGCTCCAATACCGTGCGCGCCGTCTTCGTCGGTGACCCGCAGGGCAAGGTGCGCCTCGTGCTGTACTACCCGCAGGAGATCGGCCGTAACATGGATGAGATCCTTCGCGCCGTGACCGCACTGCAGTATTCCGACAAGCACAAGGTGGCCATGCCGGCAGACTGGCCGAACAACACGATGCTGAAGGACCGCGTCATCATTCCTCCGGCCAACAACGTTGCCGACGCCAAAAAGCGTCCGAGCCAGTATGAGTGCTATGACTGGTGGTTCTGCCACAAGGCGATGGAGAAATAA
- a CDS encoding ferritin-like domain-containing protein → MGTRGREIVGEHIDRVLELLNKAFADEWLAYYQYWIGAKIVEGPMKDAVMAELLQHAADELRHADMVTTRIIQLGGKPLVNPKLWFEWTNCGYDAPDNPFVRNILEQNISGEQCAISTYHSIIEEIGMKDPITYNLAVQIMQDEVEHEEDLQSLLEDLGMFLRK, encoded by the coding sequence ATGGGAACAAGAGGACGTGAAATTGTCGGCGAGCATATTGACCGCGTGCTTGAACTGCTCAACAAGGCTTTTGCCGATGAGTGGCTTGCTTATTACCAGTACTGGATCGGAGCAAAAATCGTCGAAGGGCCGATGAAGGACGCCGTCATGGCAGAACTTCTGCAGCATGCGGCCGATGAACTCCGCCATGCCGATATGGTCACCACCAGAATCATCCAGCTCGGCGGCAAGCCGCTTGTGAACCCGAAGCTCTGGTTCGAATGGACCAACTGCGGCTACGACGCCCCTGACAACCCGTTTGTCCGGAACATCCTGGAGCAGAACATTTCAGGAGAGCAGTGTGCAATTTCGACCTACCACAGCATTATCGAGGAGATCGGCATGAAAGATCCGATCACCTACAACCTTGCCGTGCAGATCATGCAGGACGAGGTTGAGCATGAGGAGGACCTCCAGTCGCTGCTCGAGGACCTGGGGATGTTCCTCAGAAAGTGA
- a CDS encoding rubrerythrin family protein, with the protein MPTTHENLKSAFGGESQAFMKYVTFAKKAEKDGFKNIARLFRTTAEAERIHAEAHLMADDAVGSTAENLETAIGGETYEHNEMYPPMYEQAVSEGHKAKRMFGFAVEAEKVHAALYRHALESVKNGQDIVETAVWLCPVCGHIELVTPPEKCPICNVKAEVYVQVA; encoded by the coding sequence ATGCCTACGACCCACGAAAACCTCAAGAGTGCATTTGGCGGAGAGAGCCAGGCGTTCATGAAATATGTGACCTTCGCCAAGAAGGCAGAGAAAGACGGATTCAAGAACATCGCCAGGCTGTTCAGGACCACGGCAGAAGCCGAGCGGATCCATGCTGAAGCCCACCTCATGGCTGATGATGCAGTCGGCTCTACTGCCGAGAACCTTGAAACCGCCATCGGTGGCGAGACCTATGAGCACAACGAGATGTATCCGCCGATGTATGAGCAGGCCGTTAGCGAGGGCCACAAGGCAAAGCGTATGTTCGGATTCGCCGTTGAGGCTGAAAAGGTGCATGCCGCACTCTACCGCCATGCGCTCGAGTCTGTAAAGAACGGACAGGATATTGTAGAGACCGCCGTGTGGCTCTGCCCTGTCTGCGGGCACATCGAGCTCGTGACGCCTCCTGAAAAATGCCCGATCTGCAACGTGAAGGCTGAAGTCTACGTGCAGGTAGCCTGA
- a CDS encoding Fur family transcriptional regulator — MMNATTEGSMTEEFMLRCRAHGLKITPQRLAIFKALAGSKEHPSADGVYRKLVALHPTISFDTVNRTLLTFAEIGIIETVESHSGVRRFDTDLMSHHHLHCVQCGRIIDFTDETLDKVPVPEKAIGNFTVLGKRMVVSGICESCRKKHA; from the coding sequence ATGATGAACGCAACCACAGAGGGCTCGATGACAGAGGAGTTCATGCTGCGATGCAGGGCACACGGGCTGAAAATCACCCCTCAGCGGCTTGCAATCTTCAAGGCGCTGGCAGGCTCGAAAGAACACCCTTCAGCAGACGGCGTATACAGGAAACTCGTAGCACTGCACCCTACGATCTCTTTCGATACCGTGAACAGGACGCTGCTCACCTTTGCCGAAATCGGCATCATCGAAACCGTTGAATCCCACTCCGGCGTCCGGCGCTTCGACACAGACCTCATGAGCCACCACCACCTGCACTGCGTGCAGTGCGGCAGAATCATCGACTTCACCGATGAAACGCTCGACAAGGTGCCCGTACCGGAGAAAGCCATCGGCAACTTCACCGTACTCGGCAAGCGCATGGTGGTCAGCGGAATCTGCGAGAGCTGCAGGAAAAAACATGCATGA
- a CDS encoding helix-turn-helix transcriptional regulator has translation MSMKRCPVTKLPVTESPRWQVEHPEPGYRVFFEVIGPDIIHAKVVGDEPTYLDYIDVDVFQNICEEMQLNGRKVFVVVDYDPINEVRLSYKRDFGNLFYNWGPWIAVLVVYNVRPAITAHMLGLGALCPARSEALIVGSYREAMEHIADYKRRYGPADVPEPPVADSVEDIAGRFFAAVSRISWLDMLDQPVTAPPEENEFRLFFTALDELRRDLLVREEEHQEKLRKLREEYRRREEECRIQINLRQDLSRRDAEQYEAELYRLRNILSAKEDELAGVAGMFDSKISSLVKLCQEIDRVDATAELRETISTLCHKISLRKNAEIELSTELTDADACFLAALQDRHPGLNERERRLSLFIKLNYATKDIARSAGISLRGMENIRYRLHKKLGLQPHQSLKNYFSMLASEACLG, from the coding sequence ATGTCCATGAAACGGTGTCCCGTCACGAAGCTTCCCGTTACTGAGAGCCCCAGGTGGCAGGTTGAGCATCCGGAGCCCGGATACCGGGTTTTTTTCGAGGTTATCGGCCCCGACATCATTCACGCAAAGGTTGTCGGTGATGAGCCTACCTATCTGGATTATATCGACGTAGACGTTTTCCAGAACATATGCGAGGAAATGCAGCTCAATGGCCGGAAGGTTTTTGTGGTGGTCGACTATGATCCGATCAATGAGGTCCGCCTGAGCTATAAGAGGGACTTCGGGAACCTGTTCTACAACTGGGGACCCTGGATCGCTGTTCTTGTTGTCTACAATGTCCGCCCTGCAATCACGGCCCACATGCTCGGTCTCGGTGCGCTCTGTCCTGCCCGTTCCGAGGCGCTCATTGTCGGCAGCTACAGGGAGGCTATGGAGCACATCGCCGACTACAAGCGCAGGTATGGTCCTGCAGATGTTCCCGAGCCGCCTGTTGCGGATTCGGTTGAGGATATTGCGGGCCGTTTTTTTGCCGCCGTTTCGCGTATCTCATGGCTCGACATGCTTGATCAGCCGGTCACTGCTCCCCCCGAGGAAAACGAATTCCGGTTGTTTTTTACGGCACTCGATGAACTGCGCAGGGACCTCCTGGTTCGCGAAGAGGAGCATCAGGAGAAGCTCCGGAAACTGCGTGAGGAGTACAGGCGGCGTGAAGAGGAGTGCCGGATCCAGATCAACCTCCGCCAGGACCTGAGTCGCAGGGACGCGGAGCAGTATGAGGCTGAGCTGTACCGGTTGCGGAACATTCTTTCTGCAAAAGAGGATGAACTCGCCGGCGTGGCCGGTATGTTCGACTCGAAGATCTCGTCACTTGTAAAGCTTTGTCAGGAGATTGACCGGGTTGATGCCACCGCCGAGCTGCGTGAGACCATCTCAACCCTCTGCCACAAAATCTCCCTCCGAAAGAATGCCGAAATTGAGCTCAGCACCGAGCTGACTGATGCGGACGCATGTTTTCTCGCTGCACTGCAGGACCGCCATCCCGGCCTGAACGAGCGTGAGCGGCGGCTGAGCCTTTTCATAAAGCTGAACTATGCGACGAAGGACATCGCCCGTTCGGCAGGCATATCGCTCCGCGGGATGGAGAACATCCGCTACCGTCTCCATAAAAAGCTCGGGCTCCAGCCACACCAGTCGCTTAAGAATTATTTTTCGATGCTGGCCTCCGAGGCCTGCCTTGGGTAA